The stretch of DNA GGACGAACTCTCCCACGCCTGCATGTGGGCCGGGGCACGGCTCTCCGGCGCCCGGGTGCTGACCTTCCGCCATAACGATCCTGGCGATCTCGCCGCGCAATTCGCGGAGCACCGGTCCCGGCATGGACGCGCCCTCGTGCTCACCGAGCGGGTGTTCAGCATGGACGGTGACCGGGCGCCGCTCGGCGACATCCTGGGCGTCGCGCAGGATTTCGATGCCTGGACGCTGGTCGACGACGCCCACGGGATCGGCGTGGTCGAGGACGGACCGCGGGCGCCGCTCGAGATGGGGACCCTCTCGAAGGCGCTGGGCTCCTACGGCGGCTACCTCTGCGCCTCGCGCCCGGTGATCGACCTCCTGACGAGCCGCGCCCGCAGCTTCGTCTACACCACGGGCCTGCCGCCGGCCTCGGCCGCAGCCGCCCTGGAGGCGCTGACGGTCCTGGAGGCGGAGCCCGAGCGGCGTGCCCGGCCCCTGACGCTGGCCCGGCGCTTCACCGCCCGGCTGGGCCTGCCCGAGGCCGAGAGCGCGGTCGTGCCGGTCCTGATCGGCGAAGCCCAAGCCGCGCTCGAGATCTCGGCAGCTTTGGAGGCCGCCGGCTTCCTCGTGGTGGCGATCCGCCCGCCGACCGTGCCGGCGGGGACTGCGCGGCTGCGGGTCGCCTTCTCGGCGGCCCATGACGAGACGCAGGTCGATGCCCTCGCGGCGGCGGTGGCCGCCCTCACCGGGCGCGCCTGACGGCCGCTTCCCGTCCGCCCCGCCGGCACCTATACCGGGTCCGAACGGAGCGCGCGGCGTTCCGCAACACCCGTCACCGACGAACGGGCGAGCAGGATCGAGAGGACGACGCTATGGATGCCAGCGCGCTGCGGGCCCTTCAGGCTCCCATCAAGGACCAGTACCGCACCGCGCCGGATTCCGCGGTCATCACGCTGAAAGCCAAGGGCACGCTCGACGACACCAAGATCGCCTGCAAGGTCGAGACCGGCCGCGCCATCGCGGAGGCGGGCCTGCACCCGGCCACCGGCGGATCGGGTGCGGAACTGTGCTCCGGCGACATGCTGCTCGAGGCGCTGGTCGCCTGCGCGGGCGTGACGCTCAAGGCGGTGGCGACCGCCCTGGAGATCCCGCTGCGCGCCGGCACGGTCAGTGCCGAGGGCGACCTCGATTTCCGCGGCACCCTCGGGGTCGACAAGGAGGCGCCGGTGGGCTTCCGCAGCATCCGCCTGTTCTTCGAACTCGACACGGACGCACCGCAGGACAAGCTCGCGCAGCTCCTCAAGCTCACCGAGCGCTACTGCGTGGTGTTCCAAACCCTGAACCACAAGCCCGAGCTGTCGGTGGCCACGACCACGGTCTGAGGGAGGCGGGCATCATGGCGGGCGGCATCACCCAGGCCGAGTACTGGAACGGCGAGGTCGGCACCCGCTGGGCGCGCAACCAGGCGGTGCTCGACGCGATGTTCGTCCCGCTCACCGAGGCCCTGTTCGCGCCGCTGGCGCTCCGCGAAGGCGAGGCCGTCCTCGACATCGGCTGCGGCGCGGGGGCGACGACCCTCGAAGTCGCGCGCCGGGTCGGTCCCGGCGGCCGTGCGACCGGCGCCGACATCTCGGCGCCCCTGCTGGCCGTGGCGCGGGATCGCGCGGCAGACGAGGCCCTCGGAGGCGCTTCGATCCAGTTCATCGAGGCCGATGTCGAGACCGTCGATCTCGGCCGCTTCGATCATATTCTTTCGCGCTTCGGCGTCATGTTCTTCCCGGATTCCGCCCGCGCCTTCGCGAACGTTCGCCGGATGCTCAAGCCGGGTGGCCGGCTCACCTTCCTGTGCTGGCGCACTTTGCCCGAGAACCTGTGGGTGAGCGTGCCGCGCGACGCGGTGCTTCCGCTCCTGGCGGAGATCCCACCACCGGCGCAGCCCGACATTCCGGGCCCGTTCCGCTTCGCCGATCCCGAACCGCTGGTCGCCCTGCTGCGCGGCACCGGTTTCGACAACGTGACCTGCGATGCGGTCGATCGGGACATCGTCCTCGGACAGGGCGAGACCGACGCGGCGGCGATTGCGGCCGCCACCCATGTCTCCCTGAACCTCGGCCCGAACTCGCACCTTGTCCGCGAGGCCGCGCCGGATCTGCGGGCGCGGGCCGAAGCGGCGGTGACCGAGGCCTTGGGCCGGCATGCGAAGCACGGTTCGGTGCGCCTGCGCGCCGCCTGCTGGCTCGTTCAGGCGGGATAGGTACTGCGCTGCTGTTGCAGCGAGCACCGCTCTCGGCCGCTGGCCGCTGCTTCGATCCCGCCGTCTTTGCGAGCGGAGCGAAGCAGCCCAGTCAACGCGACAATCCCGGACGTCCCGCTGCCCTGGGTCACTTCGCTTCGCTCGTGATGAAGCAGGCGTGACAGCCGCCGACGACGTCGACCGGAAACGGAATCAGAGCCCCAGGGCGCCGCCGTCCGAGCGCGGGTCGTGGGTCGCCTCGATCCGCCCGTTGCGGGCGTGGCGGACCAGCATGCCCGCATGGCCGAGCGAGTCGATATAGGATCCGCCCAGCTCCTCGATGTCATGGCCGAGACGGCCGAGCGCCGCGATGCAGGCCGGATCGAACCGGTCCTCCACTTTCACGCTGAGCGAGGGCGCGCCCCAGGTCCGACCATAGAGCAGGCGGGGGGCATCGACGGCGTCGGCCACCGACATCCCGTAATCGGCATAGCGGGTGAAGATCTGCGCCTGGAAT from Methylobacterium sp. PvR107 encodes:
- a CDS encoding OsmC family protein is translated as MDASALRALQAPIKDQYRTAPDSAVITLKAKGTLDDTKIACKVETGRAIAEAGLHPATGGSGAELCSGDMLLEALVACAGVTLKAVATALEIPLRAGTVSAEGDLDFRGTLGVDKEAPVGFRSIRLFFELDTDAPQDKLAQLLKLTERYCVVFQTLNHKPELSVATTTV
- a CDS encoding 8-amino-7-oxononanoate synthase: MDSLDAFARGKLDALEAGSLRRRLTPTERGPGAAAARGGRTLVSFSCNDYLGLSHHPRVIAAAQAAVAAHGAGAGGSRLVTGDHPYLGALEAGLARHKGAEAALVFGSGYLANLGITPALAGRGDLVLLDELSHACMWAGARLSGARVLTFRHNDPGDLAAQFAEHRSRHGRALVLTERVFSMDGDRAPLGDILGVAQDFDAWTLVDDAHGIGVVEDGPRAPLEMGTLSKALGSYGGYLCASRPVIDLLTSRARSFVYTTGLPPASAAAALEALTVLEAEPERRARPLTLARRFTARLGLPEAESAVVPVLIGEAQAALEISAALEAAGFLVVAIRPPTVPAGTARLRVAFSAAHDETQVDALAAAVAALTGRA
- a CDS encoding class I SAM-dependent methyltransferase — protein: MAGGITQAEYWNGEVGTRWARNQAVLDAMFVPLTEALFAPLALREGEAVLDIGCGAGATTLEVARRVGPGGRATGADISAPLLAVARDRAADEALGGASIQFIEADVETVDLGRFDHILSRFGVMFFPDSARAFANVRRMLKPGGRLTFLCWRTLPENLWVSVPRDAVLPLLAEIPPPAQPDIPGPFRFADPEPLVALLRGTGFDNVTCDAVDRDIVLGQGETDAAAIAAATHVSLNLGPNSHLVREAAPDLRARAEAAVTEALGRHAKHGSVRLRAACWLVQAG